The Bacteroidetes Order II. bacterium genome includes the window TGCGTTACAATTCTATCCAGATCCCGTTCCCGCAAATTCGTCATGGTGATGTAATTCCCATACAGAAAGGACATCCGGTAGTCACCATCCCGAAAATATAACGACTCGCGCAGTCCCTGCGGGTTCTGATCTACAAAGCAGAACATACAATCGTCTCCGCAGTGTTTGATCCGAAAGTCTTCTAATTCAACCCCCATTGGCGCAAGGTCACGATTTTCAATCGTTTGTTCAGTCAATAAGCCCGATTTCCGAATTTTGACGTCGAGTCGTTCTTCGGCGGCATAGAACCGGAAGTCTAATACATCTTGAATCGGATGAAAATTAATAGAAACCACCTGGTCTCCGGCTTTCCATCCGGCTAAGTCAGCGACGGAATCGGGTTCTACAGCCTTTATGGTTACCGGCATAGTGTATTACACGTTTAAAAAAATGGCTTCGTCAAGACGAAGCCACAAAATACACCAAAAACGGCCTTTAATGATTTACCAACGATGAAAACCAATAAGGGCTTGCTATGAGGCTGACTCTTCTGGAAATTTATCTTCCTTTATTTCCTCCACCAATATCTTTGCATCCTCCACAGAGTCAGGTTCTAAAGCCTCCAAAAACGCTCCACGGGCTTCATCCACTAATTTTCCAGCTTCGGTCAGGCCAGCGTCCACCAAATTGACGGCGAGGCGTAATGCCGCCCCCCCAATCATAGAAAGACGGCCCAAGGTGGATTCTTCGGCAACCAATTCTTTGAGCCACTCACTGGCAGCTTGTTTCCGTTCCAGATCAGACATAGTGGTTAATCCGGGCTTTCATCCTTGTTTTTTTTAGACTTTTTTTTGGGTTTTGTGTCGTCAGAGGAGGCCATTTCTTGCCCTGCTGTCAGATCCTCCGCTTCTTCAAAATTGGGGGAGGATTTCACCGCTTCGTCAGAAATCGGCACCTCAACGCCCTTGGTATCCGAGTCGTTTGTTTGCTTAAATTTTTCGTCGGCATTGTTCCAACGTTCATTGGTGACAGTCTGATAGGTCTCCGCCATTAGGTTCGTCAACTCCTCAAAGGCTCCAAAAGCCGTCTCGAAGGTGGCTTTTAACAAGAACTTTGATTTTTCTTCTAACGATAAGGCACCGAATTGTTCGAGAACCTTTTCAAAACGTTTTTCTGCCATGGTATATTTCGGCTAAAGTGAAACATGGCCATTTAGACGAGCCGTGACCAGTATGGTTTCAAAATCGGGAATTTCTATGGGCAAAGCAACACGCATCACCGGAATCGTGCTGAAATCTACGGGAAGTTGGTACAATGTTTTTACCGCAGAAGGCATGATTGCTTCACGGATGCGGGGTAAATTCAGGTTGAAGGACAAAGAAACCACCAATCCGATAGCGGTTGGAGACCAGGTGGACCTCCAGATTGAAGTGGATGGCTCTGGCACCATCATGTTTATCCATCCACGATGGAGCAAACTCAGTAGAAGGGCCGCCGGACGAAAAGCCACCATTGAGCATGTGATTGTGGCCAACGTGGATATGGCCTGGTGTGTGCAATCTGTTATTTTTCCTAAGTTTAATCCGGGTTTTATTGATCGCTTTTTGGTCATGACCGAGATCAATGAACTTCCCGCTGGTATTCTTCTTAATAAATGTGACCTTTTGGATGAAGAACTTGCAACCGAAATGGCATGGTGGAAACAGACCTATGAAGACTTGGGGTATCCGGTAATTCTCACCTCGTCGAGCACTGGCGAAGGACTGGAGGCTTTACGGATCGCGTTGCAAAACAAAACCTCGGTGATGTCTGGTCCTTCCGGTGTGGGGAAATCCAGTTTACTCAATGTCTTAGAACCCAATTTAGGGCTTAGAACGGGGGAAATGTCGGATTATACCCAAAAAGGAAAACATACCACCACCCATGCAGAACTTTGGCCGCTTTCAGACGGTGGATATGTTGCAGATACACCTGGCCTACGTGAATTTGGTATCTGGGACCTTTCGCCAGAAGACCTTTCGGGTTTTTTCTTGGAATTTAGACCCTTTTTAGACGATTGCTACTACCCCAATTGTACACATGACCATGAACCGAACTGTGCCATTATTCAGGCGGTGAATGACGGACACATTACACCAGAGCGATATAAAAGCTATCTTAATATCCTTGCTACACTGAAACAGGGACTTAAAGATACAGGAAGATGACCCATCCCCAAATTGTTTTGTTGCGTGGCATCAATGTAGGCGGCCATAAAAAAATTCGGATGAAAGACTTGGCGGTGCAGTTGGAAAATATGGGACTTACCAACGTTCAAACCTATATTCAAAGCGGAAATTTGGTTGTCCATACCCAAGAGTCTCGCCCTACAACCCTTTCCGAACAGATCTCAGCCTGCATTCGGCAACGCTTTTCAATGGAAGTAGAGGCCATAACCCGCACACTACCCGAATTTCGGCGGGTTATCGAGCATAATCCGTTTCTCAGCAATCCAGATATTGATCCTACAAAAATTCATGTCACTTTTTTACAACACATTCCTACGCCAGAGGTAGCCCAATCTTTGACAAACATTCATTTTCCACCAGACGAATTTGTTTGGAGAGAAGGAGAAATTTTCGTCTTTTGTCCGAACGGATATGGGAGAACAAAATTGGAGAATGGGCTTTTTGAACGCCATTTGCGAATAAAGGCCACCACACGCAACCTAAACACCATCCGAAAACTTATCACATTAGCTGCATCGTTTTAATACCCATCTTGTGGGTTTTCAAAGACGTCGGGAGGAATATGGGCTGGACAAGAAACTTGATTGGTCAAGATGGCATTTCCATTTGCCGGACTCACTTTCCGGGTGGAAACCCAAACAGGGCCTTTGCTGCAAGAAAGTTCCTCCCAATCTTCCCAACGATAATACGTGGCCTTCCCATCCCGATTACTCTGAAGAACAAAAGCCCATTGCTGGATTCGGCCAGTTTCCTTATCTACCCAAAACCAATAACGGTCCTTTGGTGTTAACCCAACTTCTCCGAAAGAGGTTGTAAACACTTCGCTGGTAGCCGTGTTGGAGTCAGGGGCCACAGACCGGAATACCCCAGGGTCAAAAAATTTGGTGGCTACGAGAAGCCAATAGGTATCGTTGATGAAACGCCGATAGGCGGTGTCTAATAGGTCTTTCTGCTTCACTTCTGGTACAACTACTCCATTATAATATGCTCTTCCCTGTTGATTTTGAACATTAAACAAAACTGTAACGGTGGTATCACCCGTTTTCTTCCATGAAACACGGTACCGCCCTTCCCATCGGTCCCAAACATGACGAATCGGTGGTGTTTGTTGGCTGTTACGGATCGCCGAAAAAGAAAAAGCCAAATAACGGGTTCCTTCCCATGTCTCCTGTCCCCCAACGGCATTAAAAGACTTTTGTGCAATCCGATCCGCTTCTGTCTCAACCTGTGCGGCAGTCATTAAGGGCCACATAACCCATAAAAGTAGCCATCTTAACCCATTCATTCTGTACATAATTAACTCCATATGATGAAAGAAAATCCCATGATCCAGCAGGCCAACTTTTTTCGTAATATACTGAAGAACCTGTTTTTATTAAATTCAACCCGCTACAACCATGAAAAAAAGTATGCTTCTGCTGGCATTTTTCGTACTTGCCACCAGACCAGATGCCACATTGGCCCAATGTAAAACGTATTTCAGCAATAAGGCTGGATCCGTTTTGACGTATGACATGAAGGATTCTAAGAATAAACCCTCCGGAACTTATAAAATTGAAATTATCAGCGCAAACAAAAATGCAACCGAGATTTCCGCAAAGACATCCTTTACACCCACCAAAGGCCAAGGGTTCTCCTCGTCACCCTATACAGTGAAATGCCAGAATGGTACCATGAGCATGGATGTAAGAGGCCTTATGGCAGGATCGGGCGGACAACCATTTGAAGCAGGGGTACAAGCGTCCTTTGTCGAATTTCCTTCTACGATGAAGGCCGGGCAAATCCTGCCCAATGCAGAAACGACCGTACAATCTAAAATGAACGGAGCCGCCATGGGAGAAGCCAATATCAAAATATCAGATCGTAAAGTTGTGGGGATTGGCCCCATCACCGTTCCAGCCGGAACCTTTAATGCCATTCAAATTTCGTCGGTTCAGGAACTAAAAATGAAAGTGGCTGGCATCTCGATACCCGGTTCAAAGATTTTGGTAAACGAATGGTTTGTTTTGGGGGTGGGAATGGTAAAACAAGAATCGGAGATTAAAGGTGGTATGATGGGGCGCTTGGCCGGAGGAAAATCTACGATGACTTTGACCTCTATCAAATAGGCCAAACTTGGCTGTATAAAAATTGCCTTATGTAGGAAGTTACAGTTTAGCCTTGCAAACCAGATTCGATATAGAGGCAATCTTATTTATTTTTTACAAACTTAGGCTTCCCTTTACCATCATAGAGGGGAGCCTAAGTTCTTTACAGTAAGGGCAATATTATTCTAAGAACCCATTTACTTCCATCCATTTGTCATTGTAGATTTTGGATAGATACCGAAATCCAGAGTCTGGTAACAATACCACAGCCACATCCTCTGGCTTTAGCGTTTTCTGATGTGCTTCTAACCAATGTAGAGCCCCGGCCATAGCCATTCCACACGACCCTCCTACGAACAATCCTTCCTCTTTTGCTAGCCGTCGGGTGTATTGCATGGCCTCTTTGTCTGTCACCCTAACATAATCATCAACCAGATCAAAATCCATATTTCCTGCCAAAATGTCTTCCCCGACGCCCTCGGTGATATAAGGGTAAATTTCGGCATGGTCGAATACCCGTTCATGAAAGTACTTATAATAGACAGAACCATAAGGATCCACACCTATCACCTTCAGATCGGGATTTTGCTCTTTTAGGAATTTTGCCGTTCCACAAATCGTCCCACCAGTTCCTGCTCCAGCGATATAATGGGTGATTTTTCCTTCGGTTTGTGTCCATAATTCAGGCCCTGTGGATTCATAATGGGCTTGGACATTCGACGGATTGTCGTATTGATTGGGATAAATGGAATTGGGAATTTCTTTGCTTAACCTTTTGGCAACCGAATAGTATGACTGAGGATCTTCTGGTGCAACATTGGTAGGACATACAATTACCTCCGCGCCAAGCGCCCGAAGCACATCCAGTTTTTCCTGACTTTGCTTATCGGTTGTAGTAAATATACATTTATAACCTTTTGCAATGGCTACAATGGCCAATCCGGCCCCAGTATTGCCGCTGGTTCCTTCGATAATGGTTCCACCAGGATGGAGCGTACCCGCTTTTTCTGCGTCTTCAATCATCTTAAGGGCAATGCGGTCTTTCACAGAACCACCAGGATTAAAGAACTCCACTTTTGCCAATACCGTACAAGGAATGTGGGTGGTAATTTTATTCAGTTTAACCAAAGGGGTGTCGCCAATTGCACCTAAAATGGATGAATGCCACATAAAGAACTTGAAAGAATGGTTGAAAGAAATTTTGCAGATTGCGATTTAAAATAGTTAATCACAGTCCTTATAAGAAAGTTTCGGCTTGCACTTAATTTTCCAAAATACACTTTGTCTTCCTGAGAAACAACCGTATCATTCAGGCATCCATAAAACCTTTTCAATGCCAAGTTGTCAGGGCCATAAAATTGGCATGATTTTATGGCCCTATCTTTGGATAAACAGCACTTTAACCAGAAACCGATAGACGCATGTTACCATTTTATATGCAGAGTGATGACGATTTTGATCATGCGATCCCCCTGCTGACCGCTGATGAAGAGAAAAAATTAAATGCAGAGCAGTTACCGGATGCCCTTCCCATTTTGGCGCTTAAGAACACCGTATTATACCCAGGCGTCGTTTTGCCTATTACGGTTGGGCGAGATACGTCCCTCAAATTGGTTCGAGAAGCCTATAATGGAACCAAAAAAATTGGGGTTATTGCCCAAAAAGATAGTGAAGTAGAAGTACCCACTGCCCAAGATTTGTATGAAATTGGGACAGTTGCTTCTATTCTAAAACTTATCAAAATGCCCGACGGAACCGTCTCTATTGTTATCCAAGGGAAACGGCGATTTGAGATTCGGGAGTATTTGCAAGAAGAACCCTATCTTGTAGCCAATGTAACCGCCTATGACGAGCCAAAAGAAGAAAACCAAATTGAATTAACGGCGCGTGTACGGTCCATTAAAGACCTTGCAACACAAATCATCCGGTTGAATCCAAACTTACCCAGTGAGGCTGAATATGCCATCCAGAACATAGACTCCGCTTCTTTTCTCATCTATTTTATTGCGTCCAATCTCCAAATTGAAGTGGAAAAAAAGCAGGCTATTCTGGAAACCAAAACACTGATTGCACGCGCAGATTTGCTTTTGGAACATTTGGAACACGAATTACAGGTATTGGAACTTTCGGAAGAAATCCGTAGCCGTGTAAAAACCGATGTGGACAAACAGCAGCGCGAATACATTCTCCGTCAACAGATGAAGGCCATTCAGGACGAACTGGGAGACTCCGAATTTGGCAATGGCGATGAACTCAATGAATTGCGGAACAAACTCTCGGAAAAAGCATTGCCAGAGCATGTCCGAAAAGCGGTTGATAAGGAAATTGACAAATTGGCACGTACCAACCCCATGTCTCCTGATTATAGTGTGATCCGGAATTATGTGGAATGGATTGCCGACTTACCGTGGGACCATTATACCGAGGATCATCTTCAGATTAAAGCAGCCGAGGATGTCTTAAATGAAGATCACTATGGTCTTGAACAGGTAAAAAAGCGGATTCTGGAGTATCTCGCCGTATTGAAATTGAAAGGAGATATGAAAGCACCCATCTTGTGCTTCTATGGCCCACCCGGTGTTGGGAAGACCAGTCTTGGAAAATCCATTGCACGGGCATTAGGACGAAAATTCGTTCGCATCAGCCTTGGTGGGGTACGGGACGAGGCCGAAATTCGGGGTCACCGCCGCACCTATATTGGCGCTTTGCCCGGACGGATTATCCAAGGTCTTAAAAAAGCAGGCACTTCCAATCCCGTTTTTATTCTGGACGAAATAGACAAGGTGGGCAACGACTTCCGTGGCGATCCCTCGTCGGCGCTCCTTGAAGTATTGGATCCAGAGCAGAACAACACTTTTAGTGATCATTATTTAGAATTAGAATACGACCTATCCAAGGTCATGTTTATCGCCACCGCCAATTCCTTGAGCACCATTCCCGGCCCTCTACGCGACCGCATGGAAATCATCGAAATCAATGGCTATACTTTGGATGAAAAATTGGCCATCTCCAAACAATATCTGGTCCCCCGCAGGCTGACCGAAAATGGCGTTGACAATGCTCAATTCACCATAGACGATGACGCCTTGGCCCATTTGATAGATGGCTATACACGGGAATCCGGTGTCCGGCAATTAGAACGCACCATCGGATCTGTGGTCCGTGGTGTAGCCAAAAAAATAGCCATGGAAGAAGTCACGCAAGAACACGTTGCGGCGAATGATATAGAAAAATACCTCGGCCCCGTAAAATTTGAGTCGGATTTGGCGGAACGCACCGGCGTACCAGGTGTGGCGACAGGGCTTGCTTGGACCCCCGTTGGCGGAGATATTTTGTTTATTGAGGCTTCTGTTCACCGTGGAAACGGGCGACTTATTGTTACCGGACAATTGGGCGAGGTCATGAAGGAATCGGCTTCTGCGGCCCTCTCTTGGGTAAAAGCCCATGCCGAGTCTTTAGAAATCCCCTTGGATGCCTTCCGGTATTGGGACTTACACATTCATGTTCCCGCTGGCGCGGTTCCGAAAGATGGGCCTTCTGCTGGCAATGCCATGATCTCGGCCATTACCTCCATTTTTACACAACGTCGCATCAAACACACCGTAGCGATGACGGGCGAAATCACCCTCCGCGGGGCGGTTCTACCCGTTGGAGGAATTAAAGAAAAGGTCTTGGCGGCCAAGCGTGCAGGTATCGAAACCATCATTATGCCGGAGCGCAACCGAAAAGACCTCAATGAAATTAACAAAGAGGCCCTTACTGGACTCAAGTTTCATTTTGTGAAACGGATAGACGAGGTGGTGAAGTTGGTACTTGAAAAGCGCCCCGTCACCGATCCAGCAGAGAAATTTCGTTTGCCTGAAAACGAAAAACCAAGTACAACCGCTTCAAGTACGGAAGTACCCATTATCGTACCGCCAGCGCAGGCTTAAAACATCTAACACGACAAAGGCGGCTACTGCGGGTGGTCGCCTTTTTTAGTGCTTACTGGTGAACCTTATGGCTTCACATAAGTTGCACATTTTTTTACAGTCAATAGATTTCTTCTGTATCCGGATTATCCTATCTTGCCTTCATATATAGTTCCTATCCCATCTGGAACCTTCTATAGGAATCTCCTATTTTTCCCTGATCGTTTTTTCGACAGGCCTCGCTACCACACAATACGCTTATATGATGTCTTCCCTACGGATAGGAATACTGGCTTGCATGGTCAGTATCATGGGTTGTCAGCCCTCTTCCACTACCATACATGAACAATTAAATGCAGACTTGTTGGGCCATTGGACGATGGACTATATAAAAAATGACCAAAATTGTCTATTACGGGACGCAGGCCCCTTAAACCTAACAGGAAAATGCACCGGAAAAACCAAGTTCACCGAAGACCGCTTTGGACAACCAGGGAAAGCCCTCTATTTTGATGGTGGATTGTATGATTATGCACAAATACCACACGATAGGCGCCTCGAACGCATAACTTCCAAAATTACCATCGCCATGTGGGTTTATAATGAACGAAACTCTTCCACCTTTCATCCTAATATTATCCATAATTCCAATGACGGTAGTTTTTTGGTTTCAAAAGGAAGAGACATAGCTGACGGAAGTTGGTATATCTCCACCAAATCCTTGATCCTCCAGCAGCCTTCTACGCCCGATAATGAGAAACATACCAAAAAAGGAAACGGTTTTAAAAACAGCTTAGAAATACCGATGAATCAATGGATCCTTTTCGTAGGCGTCGTAAACGATCGGCACGGTAAGATGTATGTCAATGGAGATGTCTGGTACTTTGGAGCAAATAGCTATGAAGGCACTTATCGTTCTATAGGGAATACGGATCCAATTATTTTGGGTCAAACCCACACCAAGCCTATGGATTGGGACAATGCTTTTATCTATCCTTTCCGTGGCAAAATGGATGAAGTAAGAATTTGGAATAGAGCCTTAAGCGAACAAGAAGTGAGGGCATTATACGAAGCCGAGCGTCCAAGCTCATGGCAAGAATGGCTCCAAGCGCCGGTTTTTAAGTGGGGCGTAGGGTTTGTATTGTTCTTCCTTGCCCTATGGGGTGTATGGTATCGGGGACAGATCAAAGGACGTAGCCAAGCATTACAGGAGGCGGCCAAAGCAACTATGCACATTACAGGAAAGGGAGACCCTACCGATGCGATTTATGTAAAAATTAGGCAAA containing:
- the rsgA gene encoding ribosome small subunit-dependent GTPase A, whose protein sequence is MGKATRITGIVLKSTGSWYNVFTAEGMIASRMRGKFRLKDKETTNPIAVGDQVDLQIEVDGSGTIMFIHPRWSKLSRRAAGRKATIEHVIVANVDMAWCVQSVIFPKFNPGFIDRFLVMTEINELPAGILLNKCDLLDEELATEMAWWKQTYEDLGYPVILTSSSTGEGLEALRIALQNKTSVMSGPSGVGKSSLLNVLEPNLGLRTGEMSDYTQKGKHTTTHAELWPLSDGGYVADTPGLREFGIWDLSPEDLSGFFLEFRPFLDDCYYPNCTHDHEPNCAIIQAVNDGHITPERYKSYLNILATLKQGLKDTGR
- a CDS encoding DUF1697 domain-containing protein, with translation MTHPQIVLLRGINVGGHKKIRMKDLAVQLENMGLTNVQTYIQSGNLVVHTQESRPTTLSEQISACIRQRFSMEVEAITRTLPEFRRVIEHNPFLSNPDIDPTKIHVTFLQHIPTPEVAQSLTNIHFPPDEFVWREGEIFVFCPNGYGRTKLENGLFERHLRIKATTRNLNTIRKLITLAASF
- a CDS encoding pyridoxal-phosphate dependent enzyme, producing MWHSSILGAIGDTPLVKLNKITTHIPCTVLAKVEFFNPGGSVKDRIALKMIEDAEKAGTLHPGGTIIEGTSGNTGAGLAIVAIAKGYKCIFTTTDKQSQEKLDVLRALGAEVIVCPTNVAPEDPQSYYSVAKRLSKEIPNSIYPNQYDNPSNVQAHYESTGPELWTQTEGKITHYIAGAGTGGTICGTAKFLKEQNPDLKVIGVDPYGSVYYKYFHERVFDHAEIYPYITEGVGEDILAGNMDFDLVDDYVRVTDKEAMQYTRRLAKEEGLFVGGSCGMAMAGALHWLEAHQKTLKPEDVAVVLLPDSGFRYLSKIYNDKWMEVNGFLE
- the lon gene encoding endopeptidase La, whose amino-acid sequence is MLPFYMQSDDDFDHAIPLLTADEEKKLNAEQLPDALPILALKNTVLYPGVVLPITVGRDTSLKLVREAYNGTKKIGVIAQKDSEVEVPTAQDLYEIGTVASILKLIKMPDGTVSIVIQGKRRFEIREYLQEEPYLVANVTAYDEPKEENQIELTARVRSIKDLATQIIRLNPNLPSEAEYAIQNIDSASFLIYFIASNLQIEVEKKQAILETKTLIARADLLLEHLEHELQVLELSEEIRSRVKTDVDKQQREYILRQQMKAIQDELGDSEFGNGDELNELRNKLSEKALPEHVRKAVDKEIDKLARTNPMSPDYSVIRNYVEWIADLPWDHYTEDHLQIKAAEDVLNEDHYGLEQVKKRILEYLAVLKLKGDMKAPILCFYGPPGVGKTSLGKSIARALGRKFVRISLGGVRDEAEIRGHRRTYIGALPGRIIQGLKKAGTSNPVFILDEIDKVGNDFRGDPSSALLEVLDPEQNNTFSDHYLELEYDLSKVMFIATANSLSTIPGPLRDRMEIIEINGYTLDEKLAISKQYLVPRRLTENGVDNAQFTIDDDALAHLIDGYTRESGVRQLERTIGSVVRGVAKKIAMEEVTQEHVAANDIEKYLGPVKFESDLAERTGVPGVATGLAWTPVGGDILFIEASVHRGNGRLIVTGQLGEVMKESASAALSWVKAHAESLEIPLDAFRYWDLHIHVPAGAVPKDGPSAGNAMISAITSIFTQRRIKHTVAMTGEITLRGAVLPVGGIKEKVLAAKRAGIETIIMPERNRKDLNEINKEALTGLKFHFVKRIDEVVKLVLEKRPVTDPAEKFRLPENEKPSTTASSTEVPIIVPPAQA
- a CDS encoding LamG domain-containing protein is translated as MMSSLRIGILACMVSIMGCQPSSTTIHEQLNADLLGHWTMDYIKNDQNCLLRDAGPLNLTGKCTGKTKFTEDRFGQPGKALYFDGGLYDYAQIPHDRRLERITSKITIAMWVYNERNSSTFHPNIIHNSNDGSFLVSKGRDIADGSWYISTKSLILQQPSTPDNEKHTKKGNGFKNSLEIPMNQWILFVGVVNDRHGKMYVNGDVWYFGANSYEGTYRSIGNTDPIILGQTHTKPMDWDNAFIYPFRGKMDEVRIWNRALSEQEVRALYEAERPSSWQEWLQAPVFKWGVGFVLFFLALWGVWYRGQIKGRSQALQEAAKATMHITGKGDPTDAIYVKIRQTKATIAEPNRHYQTDMTMANGQTEENTDPEVTYHENLPDFFNPPEHLSIQDQNWYLKIITTIKANKNTSPFGTQELANALNTTTRTLQRDTKQLFNCSPKKLIEMVLAKI